The Treponema medium genome has a window encoding:
- a CDS encoding DUF4241 domain-containing protein has product MIPTKEWIEKYEKVKELLVSPVHYGNLFSQDEVQGKKLFILPMGTVHFPTGNILVRDPLVYLDKNEEPYLQKVPTGIFPLETLVAEIEEDHYRYVATRVKFSNEKAAVYREALTGNEDLDDVNGESFFGFNVDAGLATVVDVKTRDAYCDFESRWANENPDKNIYDDYFAKEFKKSYAANPRFQRDGGDWINYPLEGTDLTVPMIQSGFGDGKYPVYFGYDKNDAICELVIEYIFAG; this is encoded by the coding sequence ATGATACCGACAAAAGAATGGATTGAAAAATATGAAAAAGTGAAGGAGCTGCTTGTATCTCCGGTGCATTACGGTAACTTGTTTTCTCAAGATGAAGTACAGGGGAAAAAGTTATTTATATTGCCGATGGGAACCGTGCATTTTCCGACGGGAAATATTTTGGTGCGTGATCCGCTTGTCTACCTTGACAAAAATGAGGAGCCGTATCTGCAAAAAGTACCTACAGGAATTTTTCCATTAGAAACTTTAGTTGCCGAAATAGAAGAAGACCATTACCGATATGTTGCAACACGGGTAAAATTTTCCAATGAAAAGGCTGCCGTATATCGAGAAGCTTTAACGGGTAATGAAGATTTGGACGACGTCAATGGAGAAAGTTTTTTCGGGTTTAATGTCGATGCAGGGCTTGCAACGGTTGTCGATGTAAAAACACGGGATGCCTATTGCGATTTTGAAAGCCGTTGGGCAAACGAAAATCCCGACAAAAATATATACGACGATTATTTTGCAAAAGAGTTCAAAAAGAGTTATGCAGCAAATCCACGCTTTCAGCGAGATGGCGGGGACTGGATTAACTATCCGTTAGAAGGAACGGACTTGACCGTTCCTATGATACAAAGCGGTTTCGGTGATGGAAAATATCCGGTATATTTCGGCTACGATAAAAACGATGCCATCTGTGAACTTGTCATCGAATATATTTTCGCCGGATAA
- a CDS encoding DUF4272 domain-containing protein: MYIRPEDRREKSNAKIKGMGIACMEELPLVESSKEAKLKSFGEICDRAIACLLSIQLAQDIHNEQGYEESKELFLRLLEKYEVSDCLLEKEKRLFDGTYSEQDVIDVCWTYEAYWSLVWALGLVEDISYPNTICDVERAIKLVGDTDGKTAFKAQCRLRGIEEILDMLDLHYRYHWATEEKRLRPETEIKNLNPDVLMERRRGLEWLISEESDWFDISMDT; encoded by the coding sequence ATGTACATAAGACCTGAAGATCGGCGTGAAAAATCGAATGCAAAAATAAAGGGAATGGGAATCGCATGTATGGAAGAACTGCCCTTGGTGGAATCATCAAAAGAGGCGAAGCTTAAAAGCTTTGGGGAAATCTGTGACAGAGCCATCGCGTGTCTTTTGTCGATTCAGTTGGCTCAAGACATTCATAATGAGCAAGGGTATGAAGAATCGAAGGAGCTTTTTTTACGGTTGCTTGAAAAATATGAAGTATCGGACTGCCTTTTGGAAAAAGAAAAACGGCTTTTTGACGGAACATACAGCGAACAGGATGTCATCGATGTCTGCTGGACTTATGAAGCTTATTGGTCGCTTGTGTGGGCTTTGGGCTTGGTCGAAGATATTTCGTATCCGAACACTATCTGTGATGTGGAGAGAGCGATAAAGCTGGTCGGCGACACCGATGGGAAAACTGCGTTTAAAGCACAGTGCAGACTCCGCGGTATAGAAGAAATACTGGATATGCTCGATCTGCACTACCGTTATCATTGGGCAACGGAGGAAAAACGGCTTCGTCCCGAAACGGAAATCAAAAACTTAAATCCCGATGTTTTGATGGAACGAAGACGCGGACTTGAATGGCTTATTTCCGAAGAATCCGATTGGTTCGATATTTCGATGGATACGTAG
- a CDS encoding DbpA RNA binding domain-containing protein produces the protein MVKHTPALNEEQITAFLKEVVETVKTEEDPDVLNAYRKIFRKNVPFTLRSYIAAYLIKEFEGSSFPRSKPYSRRPNARFGDRSRGYVSDRPPVERPILDPSESVSIFMSIGRSRRVFPRDIITLLIQNADINRERIGDIRILDNYSFVQVMNEDADKIIEKLNDFSYRGKNISVSYSRKPEAEGSITETVIETTESDAE, from the coding sequence GTGGTAAAACATACCCCCGCATTAAATGAAGAACAAATCACCGCATTTCTTAAAGAAGTCGTAGAAACCGTTAAGACAGAAGAAGATCCCGATGTTCTTAACGCTTATCGTAAGATTTTTAGAAAGAACGTACCCTTTACACTGCGTTCTTATATCGCTGCTTATCTAATCAAAGAATTTGAAGGCTCATCCTTCCCCCGCTCGAAACCGTATAGCCGGCGTCCGAACGCTCGCTTCGGCGATCGTTCACGGGGATATGTTTCCGACCGTCCGCCGGTAGAACGCCCAATACTCGATCCATCTGAATCGGTAAGTATCTTTATGAGCATCGGTAGAAGCCGCCGTGTATTTCCCCGTGATATTATTACGCTGCTCATCCAAAATGCAGATATAAACCGAGAACGAATCGGCGATATTCGTATCCTCGACAATTACTCGTTTGTGCAGGTAATGAATGAAGATGCAGATAAGATAATCGAGAAACTCAATGATTTTTCATATCGCGGTAAAAATATTTCCGTCAGCTATTCCCGTAAACCGGAAGCTGAAGGGAGCATTACCGAAACTGTTATTGAAACAACCGAAAGCGATGCGGAATAA
- a CDS encoding ATP-binding protein, with the protein MTVIYGRRRIGKSTLISEFVKDKKVIFYTATKVGKERNLELFSKQVTDVFLAGIEDINFRTIEAVFDFIAQNMSDEKILLVIDELPYWAEKDEALLSVLQKYIDTVWRDKNLKIILCGSALSFMENKVLSEKSPLFGRRDSQIKLEAFDYLDAAQFVPKYSYEDKAICYGITGGVAKYLSMIDPKKNLDENIVRLFFRTDGYLYDETRNLLTQEFSDITVVNNIIEQIASGKNTINVIANKINEKEPTILYSLEKLISVGLVEKKKCITEENNKKKTQYVLKDHMFKFWYAFIPKAASVIEMGQGKLYYKKAVKPVLHFFMGTVFEDMCRYYTLRQGVLEKFNCFITAVGTWWGTETVLNSNGEKVVQSVDIDVVALSEMEKKAVIGECKFKHEKIDKGIYETLIRRANVISPTYDIITYILFSLSGYTKWFDTLQDEKVILVSLKEMYEQ; encoded by the coding sequence ATGACTGTTATATACGGGCGCAGACGTATTGGCAAATCTACCCTTATTTCGGAATTTGTGAAAGATAAAAAGGTGATTTTTTATACAGCCACTAAAGTGGGTAAAGAAAGGAATTTGGAATTATTTTCAAAACAGGTAACGGATGTATTTTTAGCAGGTATTGAAGACATAAACTTTCGTACAATTGAGGCCGTGTTTGACTTTATTGCACAAAATATGTCAGATGAAAAAATACTGCTGGTAATTGATGAATTACCGTATTGGGCAGAAAAAGATGAAGCGCTACTTTCAGTATTACAAAAGTATATTGATACCGTTTGGCGGGATAAAAACTTAAAAATTATACTGTGCGGATCTGCATTAAGCTTTATGGAAAATAAAGTACTGAGTGAAAAAAGCCCGTTATTTGGAAGACGGGATTCTCAAATAAAATTAGAAGCATTTGACTATTTGGATGCAGCTCAATTCGTACCAAAGTATTCTTATGAGGATAAAGCAATCTGCTACGGAATTACCGGCGGTGTAGCAAAGTATCTGTCAATGATTGATCCTAAGAAAAATCTTGATGAAAATATTGTACGGTTATTCTTTCGAACAGACGGATATTTATATGATGAAACAAGAAACCTTCTGACACAGGAATTTTCAGACATAACAGTGGTTAATAATATAATTGAGCAGATTGCATCAGGAAAAAATACCATCAATGTTATCGCTAACAAAATAAATGAAAAAGAGCCGACAATTCTCTATTCTCTTGAAAAATTAATAAGTGTCGGGTTGGTAGAAAAGAAAAAATGTATTACAGAGGAAAATAATAAGAAAAAGACACAGTACGTTTTAAAAGACCACATGTTTAAGTTTTGGTATGCATTTATTCCAAAGGCTGCCAGCGTAATAGAAATGGGACAGGGAAAGCTGTATTATAAAAAAGCAGTAAAACCGGTTTTACATTTTTTTATGGGAACAGTATTTGAGGATATGTGCAGATATTATACATTGCGACAAGGCGTTCTTGAAAAATTTAATTGTTTTATTACCGCGGTTGGTACATGGTGGGGAACGGAAACAGTTTTGAATAGCAATGGAGAGAAAGTCGTACAATCTGTTGATATTGATGTGGTTGCATTGTCAGAAATGGAAAAAAAGGCGGTCATAGGAGAGTGTAAATTTAAGCATGAAAAGATAGATAAGGGAATATATGAAACGTTGATACGACGGGCAAATGTAATATCACCGACATACGACATAATAACGTATATTTTGTTTTCACTGTCAGGTTATACAAAATGGTTTGATACTTTACAGGATGAAAAAGTGATATTAGTATCGCTTAAAGAGATGTATGAGCAGTAA
- the lptC gene encoding LPS export ABC transporter periplasmic protein LptC, with amino-acid sequence MKLWPVLIIFIYTACSFNYQELPEQTAPQPDMIFTNVTLKRYENAIVDLSVYAQALEMYDEEKIWAGKHISFVQYDKKTQKESMKGQTGILYIDEKAEEYSLGDTVSFQLIEDDFSIRSPALIWKKKENLLSAPANEIVTITQKDEITIEGKSFVANTAAKEFAFNEGTIGTILIKEKEHTQVSD; translated from the coding sequence ATGAAGTTGTGGCCTGTCCTTATTATCTTTATCTACACGGCGTGCTCGTTTAACTATCAGGAACTGCCGGAACAAACGGCGCCTCAACCTGATATGATATTTACAAACGTTACCTTAAAGCGATACGAGAATGCGATCGTCGATTTAAGCGTGTATGCACAAGCGCTCGAAATGTATGATGAAGAAAAAATTTGGGCGGGCAAGCACATCAGTTTTGTACAGTACGATAAAAAAACACAAAAAGAGTCTATGAAGGGGCAAACCGGTATTTTATACATCGATGAAAAAGCCGAAGAATACTCGCTGGGCGACACGGTATCCTTTCAGTTAATTGAAGATGATTTTTCAATCCGAAGCCCCGCCCTTATATGGAAAAAAAAAGAAAATCTCTTATCGGCGCCTGCCAATGAAATAGTAACGATTACTCAAAAAGATGAAATTACCATCGAAGGCAAAAGCTTTGTCGCGAATACCGCTGCAAAAGAATTCGCCTTTAACGAAGGTACCATCGGAACTATCTTGATAAAAGAAAAAGAACATACACAGGTGTCCGATTGA
- a CDS encoding TfoX/Sxy family protein yields MNEFNEYIRDSFSESGDIVIKSMMGGYLVYFNGKLIGDICNNELFLKRTPTSDRLLADSELRYPYEGSKTLMHVFDSFDDKALILELLDGMYAELPEKKPAKAR; encoded by the coding sequence GTGAATGAATTTAATGAATATATTCGCGATAGTTTTTCTGAATCCGGCGATATTGTCATAAAATCTATGATGGGCGGATACCTTGTATATTTTAACGGTAAGCTGATAGGTGACATTTGCAATAATGAATTGTTTTTAAAGAGAACGCCGACATCGGACAGACTGCTTGCAGATTCCGAACTGCGTTATCCGTATGAAGGTTCAAAGACCCTGATGCATGTATTTGATAGTTTTGATGATAAGGCTCTAATTCTGGAACTTCTGGATGGTATGTATGCTGAACTTCCGGAAAAGAAACCCGCGAAAGCCAGATAA
- a CDS encoding YifB family Mg chelatase-like AAA ATPase: MTIMSFASFGYEGEIIKVEADLRRGLPIVDIVGLPGSAVKEARERMRAAISNSELSFPQERILINLSPADQKKEGSGFDLPIALAVLQADCALDTPVMVIGELELSGRVRPVRGVLGALISGTAAGIEYFIVPKENEAEARIQQGVRIYGVETLREALECLYAIEAELRTEKDCKSNTGEKNGGAPAQEAIGHISNSLRQDTVAIHGGSALIQGKTAYCTGTAVEPIISTTASWSEPSQADAAANTGTGGFFEEVYGQRELVRALHIAAAGGHSVLAYGPPGCGKTLSMQRFASLLPDLDPKTAEEVTHIYSIAGLLPSMRGHDVRIKRPPFRMPHPNASLEGMIGGAGKCMPGEISLAHGGTLFLDEAVQFKQTVLQTLRAPLETGTVTLSRAGRTSTFPARFQLLMALNSCPCGNLGADGKVCTCMPAVVEQYWKKLTAPLIDRIDLRIPVFPPQAYGLPEKPCYNTADMRKKIAASDKMQRERYAAYLRKGTTGMTTGKPINKKADGIIPSYTVQSTGVQLSYKNVHLTPSALSALCPLTGDAERIFTHNAEKKELSGRGSHAILKIARTIADLAQEDVIAAAHVEEAIRLREWSSFLPFFMH, from the coding sequence ATGACTATTATGAGTTTTGCCTCCTTCGGCTATGAGGGGGAGATTATCAAGGTTGAAGCGGATTTGCGGCGTGGGCTGCCGATTGTCGATATTGTCGGACTACCGGGTTCGGCGGTAAAAGAGGCACGGGAACGGATGCGCGCTGCTATCAGTAATTCCGAGTTGTCTTTTCCACAAGAACGGATACTGATAAATTTAAGCCCTGCCGATCAGAAAAAAGAAGGCAGCGGGTTTGACCTGCCCATTGCCCTTGCCGTATTGCAGGCCGATTGCGCGCTCGATACACCGGTTATGGTAATCGGAGAGCTGGAACTTTCGGGACGAGTGAGGCCGGTGCGGGGCGTATTGGGCGCTTTAATTTCGGGAACCGCCGCCGGAATTGAGTACTTTATCGTACCGAAAGAAAATGAAGCGGAAGCCCGTATCCAGCAGGGGGTGCGCATATACGGTGTTGAAACGCTGCGGGAAGCTTTGGAATGCCTCTATGCGATTGAAGCGGAATTGCGCACAGAAAAAGACTGCAAATCAAACACAGGCGAAAAAAACGGCGGCGCACCGGCACAGGAGGCTATCGGACACATAAGCAACTCATTACGGCAAGACACCGTAGCAATTCACGGTGGCAGTGCTCTTATTCAAGGGAAAACGGCATACTGCACTGGCACGGCGGTGGAACCGATAATTTCCACTACCGCATCATGGTCGGAACCAAGTCAAGCAGATGCTGCCGCCAATACGGGTACGGGCGGCTTTTTCGAGGAGGTTTACGGGCAACGCGAACTGGTGCGGGCTTTGCACATCGCCGCGGCAGGCGGACACAGCGTACTTGCCTACGGGCCACCCGGCTGCGGTAAAACGCTTTCGATGCAGCGCTTTGCAAGCTTACTACCCGACCTAGACCCGAAAACGGCGGAAGAGGTTACCCATATCTATAGCATCGCAGGTCTTTTACCGAGTATGCGCGGTCATGATGTGCGGATTAAACGTCCGCCGTTTAGAATGCCGCATCCGAATGCCAGCCTTGAAGGAATGATCGGAGGCGCCGGAAAATGTATGCCCGGCGAAATCTCCCTTGCGCACGGCGGAACACTTTTTTTGGATGAAGCTGTACAATTTAAGCAAACGGTGCTGCAAACACTCCGTGCGCCGCTGGAGACGGGAACCGTTACTTTGAGCCGTGCGGGAAGGACGAGTACCTTCCCTGCTCGCTTCCAGCTTCTCATGGCGCTTAACTCATGTCCGTGCGGAAATCTCGGCGCCGATGGTAAAGTATGTACGTGCATGCCTGCCGTAGTTGAACAATACTGGAAAAAACTGACGGCGCCGTTAATCGACCGCATCGACTTGCGGATTCCGGTGTTTCCTCCTCAAGCATACGGGCTGCCGGAAAAGCCGTGTTATAATACCGCGGATATGCGCAAAAAAATTGCAGCTTCGGATAAAATGCAAAGAGAGCGTTACGCCGCATATCTGCGTAAAGGAACAACTGGAATGACGACGGGGAAACCCATAAACAAAAAGGCCGATGGTATCATCCCTTCCTATACTGTACAATCAACTGGTGTGCAGCTGTCTTATAAAAATGTCCATCTAACTCCGTCAGCCCTGTCGGCATTGTGTCCGCTAACCGGCGACGCGGAGCGTATTTTTACCCATAATGCCGAAAAAAAAGAACTTTCGGGAAGAGGCAGCCACGCAATTTTAAAGATTGCGCGTACCATTGCCGACCTCGCACAGGAAGATGTAATCGCTGCGGCTCACGTCGAAGAAGCAATCCGTCTCCGCGAATGGAGCTCCTTTTTACCGTTTTTTATGCATTGA